Proteins encoded by one window of Dietzia sp. B32:
- a CDS encoding ThiF family adenylyltransferase codes for MSAVGGAAERVLPPLVDPVPELTRDERELYSRHLLLGAIGDEGQRRLRAASVFVVGAGGLGAPVLMYLAAAGVGRITVVDDDEVDLGNLHRQVIHSVGAVGRPKVDSARDRLAELAPGVEVEALHTRLDALNIGALLEGHHLVIDGSDNFATRYLVSDACEIAGIPLIWGTIDRFRAQLAVFWSRPPAPADPVTLRDLYPSPPPPGSVPSCAEAGVVGALCGTVGSMMAMEAVKLVTGAGQPLLGRLVLMDLLESTHRTVTIRPDPSREPVTRLPDGADDVSCEVPTPGSPTVTAAELAEELGGAGPSGAPAPVLVDVRGAGERSIARIDPSVWVPLDSVAEDAGDPTGVLGRAAARGPLVLYCKSGVRSARAATTLAGAGFAGVRSLAGGIEAWTRDVDPSLPGY; via the coding sequence ATGAGTGCCGTGGGCGGGGCGGCGGAGCGCGTACTCCCACCCCTGGTCGACCCGGTGCCGGAGCTGACCAGGGACGAGCGGGAACTGTACTCGCGGCACCTGTTGCTCGGCGCGATCGGTGACGAGGGGCAGCGTCGCCTGCGCGCCGCGTCCGTGTTCGTCGTGGGCGCCGGCGGCCTGGGCGCCCCCGTGCTCATGTACCTCGCCGCGGCGGGGGTCGGTCGGATCACGGTCGTCGACGACGACGAGGTGGACCTCGGCAATCTGCACCGGCAGGTGATCCACTCCGTGGGAGCGGTGGGCCGACCGAAGGTGGATTCGGCCCGGGACCGGCTGGCCGAGTTGGCCCCCGGGGTCGAGGTCGAGGCTCTCCACACGCGACTCGACGCACTGAACATCGGTGCCCTGCTCGAGGGCCATCATCTGGTGATCGACGGCAGTGACAACTTCGCCACCCGGTATCTGGTCTCCGACGCGTGCGAGATCGCCGGGATCCCGCTCATCTGGGGGACCATCGACCGGTTCCGGGCGCAGCTCGCCGTGTTCTGGTCGCGCCCGCCCGCACCCGCGGACCCGGTGACGCTGCGGGACCTCTACCCGTCGCCGCCACCACCGGGGTCGGTGCCCAGCTGTGCCGAGGCCGGTGTCGTGGGCGCCCTGTGCGGCACGGTCGGGTCGATGATGGCCATGGAGGCCGTCAAGCTCGTGACCGGTGCCGGCCAGCCGCTGCTCGGGCGCCTCGTCCTCATGGATCTGCTCGAGTCCACCCACCGGACGGTGACGATCCGCCCGGACCCGTCGAGGGAACCGGTCACCCGGTTGCCCGACGGCGCCGACGACGTCTCCTGCGAGGTGCCGACACCCGGGTCGCCGACCGTCACCGCCGCCGAGCTCGCGGAGGAGTTGGGCGGGGCCGGGCCCTCCGGTGCCCCCGCCCCGGTCCTCGTGGACGTCCGCGGGGCGGGGGAGCGGTCCATCGCCCGGATCGACCCGTCGGTGTGGGTGCCGTTGGACTCCGTAGCCGAGGACGCGGGTGATCCGACCGGTGTCCTCGGTCGCGCCGCCGCCCGCGGGCCGTTGGTCCTGTACTGCAAGTCGGGTGTGCGGTCCGCCCGCGCCGCCACGACCCTGGCCGGGGCCGGTTTCGCCGGGGTCCGATCGTTGGCGGGCGGGATCGAGGCCTGGACACGCGACGTCGACCCGTCCCTGCCCGGGTATTGA
- a CDS encoding TIGR02569 family protein gives MNDVSVPEHVRGAFGVADGPAVPVIAGSGTGWLVSTSGAALVLRPVADTALANWSARVREELDVTGLRVALPVRSRDGRHVVSGWRADRVVTGRPEARADETIAWSARINAALAGVERPRPATRPATRPWAETDLFSFAEAAAWDGDPEHDLAPGMEDRGTPFATHRAAALLGATGLIRHRRPVGTTVAGVVHGDLARGLLFDSSAEPALTDVVPYARPASWSAAVVAVDHLSWGTVDSGVLRRWRHLEHWPQMVLRAAVFRLAVHALHPGSRPHAMDGLQSMAREVGEFVGDTAE, from the coding sequence GTGAACGACGTGAGCGTCCCCGAACACGTCCGCGGCGCGTTCGGCGTGGCGGACGGCCCTGCCGTCCCCGTGATCGCCGGCTCCGGTACCGGCTGGCTGGTGTCGACGTCCGGGGCCGCCCTCGTACTCCGGCCCGTCGCGGACACCGCACTGGCGAACTGGTCCGCCCGGGTCCGCGAGGAACTCGATGTGACGGGACTGCGGGTCGCGCTGCCGGTCCGCTCCCGCGACGGTCGGCACGTCGTGAGCGGATGGCGCGCCGACAGGGTCGTCACCGGTCGGCCAGAGGCGCGCGCCGACGAGACCATCGCGTGGTCGGCCCGGATCAACGCGGCGCTCGCCGGCGTCGAGCGACCGCGCCCGGCCACCCGCCCGGCGACGAGGCCGTGGGCCGAGACCGACCTGTTCTCGTTCGCCGAGGCGGCCGCCTGGGACGGTGATCCCGAGCACGACCTCGCCCCCGGGATGGAGGACCGGGGCACCCCGTTCGCGACCCACCGCGCAGCCGCCCTGCTCGGTGCGACGGGCCTGATCCGACATCGCCGGCCGGTCGGGACGACAGTGGCCGGCGTGGTCCACGGGGACCTCGCCCGGGGACTGCTCTTCGATTCCTCCGCCGAGCCGGCGCTGACCGACGTCGTCCCCTACGCCCGGCCCGCCTCGTGGTCGGCCGCGGTCGTCGCCGTGGACCACCTGTCGTGGGGCACGGTGGACTCCGGGGTCCTCCGCAGGTGGCGCCATCTCGAGCACTGGCCCCAGATGGTCCTGCGCGCCGCCGTGTTCCGCCTGGCGGTGCACGCTCTCCACCCGGGTTCGCGGCCGCACGCGATGGACGGCTTGCAGTCGATGGCCCGTGAGGTCGGCGAGTTCGTCGGGGACACCGCCGAATGA